From a region of the Besnoitia besnoiti strain Bb-Ger1 chromosome I, whole genome shotgun sequence genome:
- a CDS encoding hypothetical protein (encoded by transcript BESB_001780), producing MGSSSSRVAGADEARQPLGGAGEATRQVEALVSAVQRLAASSPGGLSEGRSACLASEAIFASADALGVASRCPSPSSRASVEGALPQWEDLLLSLGEGAVRTAALSTPFLWNELLLPLLQGNAHNGQLKALFLFFARTLFRYGEAVESVHRRCQSAASPAADSESEQPPADSAPFPCSDLSLAELALLLRILTKALCSRLSLPQILYHLEYAEAASADVTATSLRVQEELLSLATAFSAAYVSKRQRSSASYAHAPGEDARDSVALPNGLSLPSADAESLDSASPIPDAKGGAAEGHGETPRRLSLQTSSLSSKRQTRESLDLSDDDSTSDAAPSPPTALHGSVLSGSARASSSASSLSSHSPSVGAIDSTATPATTATVDSCSSSEASKKAARGFRPEDASGQAASPVAGGAAGASPTFCAFLLSYRGESKVLSASPLRSPEQLHADVLTWLAEAFPEDAVAARARGFLFRTTARGAATSPRRAAQEGEACASAEGSREVFLSVNDLASVRTLGAVLTPVRLNRQKERAEGGGNANKACGGRCECRSPPPTEEPRAKTGDVPDEAGRGGASEGDSAAYAMEPESEARAARGVPDGADMCTVRERSCASASTEGVALTSKASAKVLVAELTLIPLWIPLSPESSASRAASPAASPSPSAVGSLLDAIVKFLTVAQPPSPCCSPHLMRAHQHLLELLLALFAVVCPLQLTASCLPRRPLPSPHRKRPLRPPVAADEAHAASECDGEANACAGAPSQLPQGGNAPRGLPRAHALGREGGMRSREEGEEAGQRNEGAFSTNRPLFDGLLIPPLRSPHAKLAPALYVWQQEAQRQRYRRCMYTAAAERGGSLAADLEVAGGRPFLPVAAASLLPDLCFMEIMLSRWEQDKRRGETRAKEFAAYLLSMMWPSSALLAPASASAPPSFVSVPPALAHCALSAVLLLTFYPHPRTRMSLLLARLPPRRLFGAKHQPLDAGASGTDLSLANSLWSPSFAPSAAKPAPPPLHASEACASPLAPSPSSFSHARVYSAVFEEAGFLPRRASTPEANVFALAFSALYDASHFSSDKKTGHAQHAGGLRSPGDSTEALSLALPPLASLNFDGLLLQLCSPSSLSHPLKSLLLYLLLCRNRCFRLFCLSRSDGERLVIPLLQLLNALSRFSPEQTPREKEDGRRSSPMGAAPPLAIICAISLMTLTKDKSFCQELQKKVVGQLPWDEKKKVVADASLGSLVVLVLLRVISWNIRRCGDVFFLLLCSSCLLNVASSVEQLHWYVADRLADCAAGLLRQFARRLSSLSAAFPTGEDALGRVEGGGEAALCSARAEKDEAASREAFAQKTQTRRETRARNSSRFLSEFDGLELLLLACRSVVQFLAVALRPPLLSRNLPLLYAVLRLFPTSTAKELLNRFADAWRSLGASRHLPSADAEGACERRLACASFSSHASTLSLASPGERGEAAARAKAEGEVAAQMPRTSMSETHRLVATRVSLLLGNELRLLVDLVQLFTASIEDAFREGTAVEEDGETSRRVVEQVAAKIPPPSRDRSFYPLQQMPVFLYRSENESEEESQTSQGEEGRKRQMERLRESFLACGAPEQLNFTESWESSAFFFPLVWRSIDALFPDRVCWDRAAAPATVF from the exons aTGGGGTCGAGCTCGTCGcgagtcgccggcgcggatgAGGCGCGTCAGCcactcggcggcgcgggagaggctaCGAGGCAAGTGGAGGCTTTGGTGTCCGCAGtgcagcggctcgcggcttcttcccCAGGGGGACTGAGCgagggccgcagcgcctgcctcgcctcagAGGCCATTTTTGCGTCGGCAGACGCGCTCGGTGTGGCGTCTCGGtgtccttcgccttcgtcgcgcgcgagtgtcgagggcgcgctgccgcagtggGAGGATCTGTTGCTGTCtctcggcgaaggcgcagtccgcacggcggcgctctcgacGCCCTTTCTCTGGAATGAGCTGCTTCTGCCGCTACTGCAAGGCAACGCGCACAACGGCCAGTTGAAGGCGCTgttccttttcttcgcgcgcacGCTCTTCCGCTACGGCGAGGCAGTCGAGTCTGTGCATCGGAGGTGCcagtccgcggcgtctccagcCGCTGACTCAGAGAGCGAACAGCCCCCTGCGGACTCTGCGCCCTTCCCCTGCTCGGAtctctccctcgcagagCTCGCTCTTCTCTTGCGAATCCTCACCAAGGCCCTCTGCAgtcggctctctctcccgcagaTTCTCTATCACCTCGAgtacgccgaggccgcctccgcggacgTCACCGCGACCTCCCTCCGCGTGCAGGAGGAGCTCCTGTCCCTCGCCACAGCCTTCTCGGCGGCCTACGTCTCCAAGCGCCAGCGATCTTCTGCCTCGTACGCGCACGCTCCGGGCGAAGACGCCCGCGACTCTGTGGCGCTCCCCAACGGCCTTTCCCTCCCATCCGCCGACGCAGAGTCGCTCGACTCTGCGTCACCGATCCCAGACGCaaagggcggcgccgcggaggggcacggcgagacgccgcggcgtctctcgctgcagacttcgtcgctttcttccaagcgccagacgcgcgagagcctcgacttgagcgacgacgactcGACgtccgacgcggcgccgtctccgccgaccGCGCTCCACGGCAGCGTGCTCTCTGGGTCTGCccgtgcttcttcctctgcgtcgtcgctgtcgtccCACTCGCCTTCGGTCGGCGCGATCGACTCGACAGCCACGCCTGCTACTACTGCGACAGTGGACAGCTGCtcaagcagcgaggcgagcaagAAGGCCGCACGTGGCTTCCGCCCCGAAGACGCTTCGGGGCAAGCGGCGTCTCCCGTCGcggggggcgccgcgggcgcgtctccgaccttctgcgccttcctcctcagcTACCGCGGCGAAAGCAAagtcctctccgcgtcgccgctgcgctctccAGAGCAGCTGCACGCGGACGTCCTCACGTGGCTCGCGGAGGCCTTTCCGGaggacgcggtcgcggcgcgggcgcggggtttcctcttccgcacaaccgcgcgaggcgccgcgacctccccccgcagagctgcgcaggaaggagaggcctgcgccagcgcagaaggcagccgcgaggTGTTCCTCTCGGTCAACGACTTGGCTTCGGTGCGCACGCTGGGCGCCGTCCTGACGCCCGTGCGTCTGAACAGACAGAAGGAACGAGCTGAAGGCGGAGGGAACGCGAACAaagcctgcggcggccgatGCGAGtgccgcagcccgccgccgaccgaGGAACCAAGAGCCAAGACCGGAGACGTGCCCGACGAAGCGGGGCGAGGAGGTGCCTCGGAGGGAGACAGCGCTGCCTACGCCATGGAGcccgagagcgaggcgagagccGCCAGAGGGGTTCCGGACGGAGCTGACATGTGCACGGTGCGTGAGCGCAGCTGTGCATCCGCCTCGACTGAAGGCGTCGCGCTCACGTCGAAGGCCAGCGCGAAGGTGCTGGTTGCCGAGCTAACTCTGATTCCGCTGTGGATTCCTCTTTCTCCCGAatcttctgcgtctcgcgctgcgtcgcctgccgcgtcgccttcgccgtcggctgTGGGCTCGTTGCTGGACGCCATCGTGAAGTTCCTCACcgtcgcgcagcctccgtcgccgtgCTGCTCGCCGCACCTGATGAGGGCTCACCAGCACCTGTTggagcttcttctcgcgctcttcgccgtcgtctgcccGCTCCAGCTGACGGCGTCGtgtctgcctcggcgtcctctcccgTCGCCGCACCGGAAGCgacctctgcggccgcccgtGGCCGCTGACGAGGCACACGCCGCCTCCGAGTGTGACGGAGAAGCAAACGCatgcgctggcgcgccctcgcagctgccgcagggaGGAAACGCCCCGCGGGGACTTCCACGGGCACACGCGCTGGGGAGAGAGGGCGGCATGCGAtcgagggaggaaggagaagaggccgGCCAGAGAAACGAGGGAGCCTTCTCAACCAACAGGCCACTGTTCGACGGTCTCCTGATTCCTCCTCTGAGGTCGCCACACGCGAAACTCGCACCGGCGCTCTACGTGTGGCAGCAAGAGGCCCAGAGACAGAGGTACCGacggtgtatgtacaccgcaGCGGCTGAACGGGGGGgaagcctcgcggcggaccTCGAAGTTGCAGGCGGAAGACCTTTCCTCCCCgttgcggcggcctcgcttcTGCCGGATCTGTGCTTCATGGAGATTATGCTGAGTCGATGGGAGCAAGATAAGAGGCGTGGCGAAACGCGCGCAAAAG AGTTCGCGGCGTACCTACTGAGCATGATGTggccttcgtctgcgctgctcgcgcctgcgtccgcctctgcgccgccgtcgtttGTGAGCGTCCCTCCAGCGCTGGCACACTGCGCCCTCTCGGCTGTGCTTCTTCTCACCTTCTATCCTCatccgcggacgcgcatgtccctgcttctcgcgcggctgcctccgcgccgccttttCGGTGCGAAGCACCAGCCCCtggacgccggcgcgagcggaacagacctctctctcgcgaacTCCTTGTGGTCTCCTTCCTtcgcgccgtctgccgccaagcctgcgccgccgccgctgcatgcgtccgAGGCGTGCGCGAGTCCGCtagcgccttcgccgtcgtctttctCTCACGCTCGCGTGTATTCCGCCGTtttcgaggaggcgggcttcctgccgcggcgcgcatcGACTCCAGAGGCAAacgtcttcgctctcgccttttCCGCGCTCTACGACGCCTCGCACTTTTCCTCGGATAAGAAAACCGGTcacgcgcagcacgcggGCGGACTGCGCAGTCCGGGGGACTCCACTGAGgccctttctctcgcgcttcctcccctGGCGTCGCTCAACTTCGACGGCCTTCTTCTGCAActctgctcgccgtcgtccctGAGCCACCCCCTCAAATCCCTTCTCCTCTatcttctcctctgccgaAATAGATGCTTCCG actcttctgcctctcacgcagcgacggcgagcgcttAGTGATTcccctgctgcagctgttGAATGCGCTCTCGCGATTCTCTCCTGAGCAAACGCCGCGGGAGAAAGAGGACGGCAGGAGGAGCTCGCCAatgggcgccgcccccccgctcGCGATCATCTGCGCGATATCCCTCATGACGCTCACCAAGGACAAATCCTTCTGCCAAGAGCTGCAAAAGAAG GTCGTCGGGCAGCTTCCCTGGGAtgagaagaagaaagtgGTGGCGGATGCGTCGCTTGGaagcctcgtcgtcctcgttttGCTGCGCGTGATCTCATG GAACATTCGGCGATGCGGCGacgtcttctttcttcttctttgctCTTCCTGCCTGTTGAACGTCGCGTCGTCTGTCGAGCAACTCCACTG gTACGTGGCGGACCGCCTGGCAGATTGCGCAGCGGGGCTCCTGCGTCAGTttgcgcgtcgcctttcttctctctcggctgCGTTTCCGACGGGTGAGGACGCCCTCGGCAgagtggagggcggcggggaggccgcgctgtgtagcgcgcgcgccgagaaggaTGAAGCCGCTTCGCGCGAGGCTTTCGCACAGAAAACGCaaacgcggcgcgagacgcgcgcgcgcaacAGCAGCCGCTTCCTGAGCGAGTTCGACGGCCTCGAGCTGCTGTTGCTGGCGTGCCGCAGCGTCGTTCAGTTCCTTGcggtggcgctgcggccgccactGCTGAGTCGGAATCTCCCGCTGCTCTACGcagtcctccgcctcttcccgacgtcgacggcgaaggagctTCTCAATCGCTTCGCAGACGCGTGGAGGTCTCTGGGGGCGAGTCGTCATCTGCCCtcagccgacgcggagggcgcctgcgagaggcgcctcgcctgcgcgtccttctcttccCACGCTTCCACGCTGTCGCTTGCCTCTCCTGgtgagcgcggcgaggcggcggcacgaGCAaaggcagaaggcgaggtAGCCGCACAAATGCCGCGGACGTCGATGTCTGAGACGCACCGGCTGGTTGCGACGCGAGTCAGCTTGCTCCTTGGCAAcgagctgcgccttctcgtcgACCTTGTTCAGCTCTTCACCGCTTCCATCGAGGACGCGTTCCGCGAGGGAACCGCTGTGGAGGAAGAC GGCGAGACGAGTCGGCGCGTCGTGGAACAGGTCGCGGCGAAAATCCCGCCGCCGAGTCGAGACCGGAGTTTCTAcccgctgcagcagatgccGGTTTTCCTGTATCGATCTGAAAACGAATCCGAAGAGGAGTCGCAGACTTcgcagggggaggagggTCGGAAGCGCCAGATGGAGAGACTGAGAGAG AGTTTCCTGGCATGCGGCGCACCTGAGCAGCTCAACTTCACCGAGAGCTGGGAGTCCTCGGCATTCTTCTTCCCGCTCGTCTGGCGCTCCATCGACGCGCTGTTCCCCGACCGCGTCTGCTGGGatcgcgcagcggcgcccgcgacagtGTTttga
- a CDS encoding hypothetical protein (encoded by transcript BESB_001790), translated as MSVLYAHKNLYPVVSLPFLWPVCRGRMPFSAGIFARLCRYPIAKQLWDTKVAKEIGHLKRLLAQAEKTQQSFAAEVSRRQSGTSQALTEKTGDLLELEAEQEEVLNEQHRSAEEQRDRISRCKLKRGVTLGALLLGHAVKRIQTELQTFSMLALRSNLMTENDILHLAIQMLPKFVPFAWKDLDAARQANLLKNEYLHLVEPTRLHLTNLRDMYCLHRLDTEERTRRVAEFYETSYDRQRGLTALQCLLRSHSRRLKSDAFSLLRYYSWAVRAVEDERAACSATIKRVQETEKLKRADAGASYENDSSARILPVRLRGSYPRACERAGSHTDSYTVEHRESSGARLPVEACSCHEQRCAATLLDAPMASLKKASSKNRLVPSSSVAYDRPGIFIRRRASGQPIGHSSACGSRKPQPPRRSHTSPSPVRRLPWRSPPRSPTVADDGNISDPICQLTSRFHEPQTEEAPCVTPVCHTARRHAKTESGAEDFPVGSSYATGNCCSPCETPQMCIKSVRTSRGRRGGGAFSVDASPAGSLDSVRNRRAHGHSFGGCTRDFGYCESETGASSSIAGSLESDGLSGRGGGSAERAAARLSKSSEREAHLFRHSSSENRGVSIGACSEGGAPTTVSQGDFDLTLNATQASPFFSNTALQVAAYVAKPAEESDYLPNGLPRPRPLDPSAPLEHLRPSQGFPTDGKECVAHSLRLLPPQPPCPPVTITYKSEKQSIWEEPRPEEEKIRARVHVVGRGWPPPRLEHLLPS; from the exons ATGAGCGTACTCTACGCGCACAAGAATTTGTATCCTGTGGTCAGCCTGCCGTTCCTGTGGCCCGTTTGCCGGGGACGCATGCCGTTCTCTGCTGGTATTTTCGCCCGCCTGTGCAGATATCCGATTGCAAAGCAACTGTGGGATACTAAGGTTGCCAAAGAGATCGGGCATCTCAAGCGGTTACTCGCTCAAGCAGAGAAGACTCAGCAGAGCTTCGCAGCAGAGGTGTCTCGGAGGCAATCT GGTACGAGTCAAGCGCTCACTGAGAAGACAGGGGATCTTCTCGAGCTAGAAGCTGAGCAGGAGGAAGTCTTGAACGAGCAGCACCGGTCCGCGGAGGAGCAGAGGGATCGCATCAGTCGATGCAAGCTCAAGCGCGGG GTGACTCTTggcgcgcttctcctcgggCATGCGGTTAAGCGCATCCAAACCGAGCTCCAAACTTTTTCGATGCTTGCCCTTCGAAGCAACCTCATGACGGAGAACGACATTCTGCACCTTGCCATCCAAATGCTCCCAAA GTTTGTACCGTTTGCCTGGAAGGACCTAGATGCTGCGCGACAGGCGAATCTCCTGAAGAACGAATACCTACACCTCGTTGAGCCCACGAGATTGCATCTCACAAACTTGCGCGACATGTACTGTCTTCACCGCCTGGACACCGAGGAGCGCACGAGGCGCGTTGCAGAGTTCTACGAAACCTCCTACGATAG GCAAAGAGGGCTGACGGCGTTGCAGTGTCTGCTTCGAAGCCATAGTCGGCGCCTGAAGTCCGACGCATTCTCTCTGCTTCGGTATTATTCCTGGGCCGTGAGAGCAGTGGAGGATGAGagggctgcatgcagcgccaCAATAAAACGCGTTCAGGAGACCGAAAAGCTAAAGAGAGCAGATGCGGGTGCATCATATGAGAACGATTCCTCGGCGCGAATTCTTCCGGTACGCCTCCGCGGGAGCTACCCGCGCGCCTGTGAACGCGCAGGCTCCCATACAGATTCCTACACAGTGGAACACCGCGAGAGCTCGGGGGCTCGGCTGCCGGTGGAGGCCTGCAGCTGTCACGagcagcgctgcgctgcaACGCTCCTCGATGCACCTATGGCATCTTTGAAAAAGGCGTCATCAAAAAATCGACTTGTACCGAGTTCGTCGGTTGCATACGACCGCCCAGGGATCTTCAttcgccgcagggcgagcgGTCAGCCGATTGGGCATTCCTCAGCATGCGGCAGTCGAAAGCCACAGCCCCCACGCAGGAGCCAcacgtctccctctcccgtGAGACGACTGCCTTGGCGCTCGCCACCGAGATCGCCGACTGTGGCGGACGACGGAAATATATCCGACCCGATATGTCAGCTTACATCGCGGTTTCATGAGCCACAGACAGAGGAAGCGCCCTGTGTCACTCCGGTTTGCCACACCGCCCGCCGACACGCGAAGACAGAGTCTGGCGCTGAGGACTTCCCGGTCGGCAGTTCATATGCGACAGGAAACTGCTGCAGCCCATGCGAGACTCCCCAGATGTGCATCAAAAGCGTACGCACatcccgcggccgccgcggaggaggagcgtTTTCAGTGGATGCCTCACCTGCAGGGAGCTTAGACTCGGTACGGAACAGGCGAGCGCACGGCCATAGCTTTGGTGGCTGTACGCGTGATTTCGGGTATTGCGAAAGTGAGACGGGCGCTTCTAGCTCGATTGCGGGAAGTCTGGAAAGCGACGGCCTCTCGGGAcgtggcggcggaagcgccgagcgcgcagctgcgcgcctctcaaAGTCGTCTGAACGAGAAGCACATCTATTCCGACACTCCTCCAGCGAGAACCGGGGTGTGTCCATAGGCGCGTGTTCAGAAGGCGGGGCGCCTACCACAGTGTCTCAGGGCGACTTTGACTTGACCTTGAACGCCACGCAGGCCTCTCCATTCTTCAGCAACACAGCTCTCCAGGTTGCGGCTTACGTGGCTAAACCGGCAGAGGAAAGTGACTATCTTCCAAACGGCTTGCCGCGGCCACGTCCTCTCGATCCTTCAGCCCCCTTGGAACACCTGCGCCCCAGCCAGGGCTTCCCCACTGACGGCAAGGAATGCGTGGCGCATTCCTTGCGACTTTTGCCACCGCAGCCGCCGTGCCCACCCGTGACAATTACGTATAAAAGCGAGAAACAGAGTATTTGGGAAGAGCCGCGaccggaggaggagaaaatTAGAGCTCGTGTGCATGTAGTAGGCCGGGGATGGCCCCCTCCGAGGCTTGAGCATTTGTTACCGTCCTAA